The stretch of DNA ATGGGGAGCATGCTGAAGATGCTCGACAACATGCCACCGGCAGACGACGACGCCGACAACCCGGTCGAGTACGTCTTCTCTGCGGGGACGCCGAAAGACCTGTTCGAGCCGTTCGAAGCGCGATTCGACATCCAGATTGTCGAGGGCTACTCGCTCACCGAAGACCCGTTGCTCATGCTCAATCCGACGGACAAAGACAAGCGCCGCGTCGGAAGCATTGGCCTCCCACCCGCAGAAAAGCGCGTCAAGGTCGTCGATGACGACGGCAACGAGGTGCCACGCGGCGAGAAGGGAGAACTCATCCAGAACTGCCCGGCGATGCTCGCGAGCTACTACCGCCAGCCGGACAAGACCGACGAAGCAGTCGTCGATGGGTGGTTCTACACCGGCGACTACGCGAAAATTGACGAGGACGGTTTCGTCTACTTCTTAGACCGCAAGAAAGATATCGTCCGCCGCGGCGGGGAGAACATCTCCACCTACGAAATCGAGGGCGTCATCAAGGCGTTAGACGGCGTCGAAGAAGTCGCCATCATCCCGAGTCCGGACGAGTTCTACGACGAAGTCGTAAAGGCGCTAGTCATCAAAAAGGAGGGCTTCGACATCACACCTGAGGAGATAATTGAAGCGTGTGAAGCAGCTCTCTCGTCGTTCAAAGTGCCCCAGTACGTGGAGTTTGTAGACGAGTTCCCGTACACGCCAACTGGGAAGATTCAGAAACAGAAACTCCGCACCCGCGAGAAAGAAGAGCGCCCGAGCCACTGGTCGCGCCCGGAGTGACTCAGCGCCCGGTGTCGTACTTGTAAGTCGCGTCGTCCGGGTCGATGCCGAAGTCTTCGGGCGTGTCTTCTGGTTCCGGTTCGCGCTTTTTTGCTGCCTGTTTGAACCGTTCACGGAGCGTCTCTGGCATCACGAACTCCTCGGGCGAGATGGCGACGGAAATCACGTCCGGTGACTGATGCTGTCGTTTCTCTTCGAGACGTTCTTTGAGTTTCTCGGGGAGGTCGCTCGTCGAAACCGGCTCGAAGCCGAACTGCGAGAGATATTCGGGTGTGTCGGTGAGCGCATACACCGTGTCGAAGTCGTTGTCTGTCGCTTGCGTGAGCAGCCGTTCGGCGACGTGGGCAGAGACGCCCTGCCTGCGCCAGTCGGGGAGGGTGCCAATGGACGTGAGTTCACACAGCTCGCCGTCGTCGATAACGTGGATGCGGATGCGGCCGAACCCGGCGCGCTCGTTGGTGGTTTCATCGACCGCAATCACGTAATCACGAGAGCGAAAAGCCGTGCCGTCGAGCCCCATCGCCTCGATGTGGTCGAGCAACCAGACCTCATCTCGGTTCTTCGCTTCTCGGACGTACATGGCAATAGCTTGTCTCGCAATGAGCAAAAGGATTTGGCGCGACTCGATGTCCACGAGAAAAATTAGCCGGCGTGTGACACTGCGTTGGGATGTCGTGGCACAACTACTTTGTATTCGCTTGAATATCTCCATATAGGCTAATCATGGAATCCCTTGAGGACTTTGACGACATCGTGTACGAACCCTCCCAGGAGTTCGTCGAATCGACGAACGTCTGGCGGTTCATGCAAGAACACGACATCGCTGATTATGACGAACTCATCGAACGCACGACCGTCGATGCGGGCGATGGCGAATCGGGCGTGGAGTGGTTCTGGGACGAGATTGTTGAGTGGATGGGCATCGACTTCTACGAGGACTATGACTCGGTGCGCGACGACACGGACGGGCCACAGTTCTCGAAATGGTATCCGGGCGGCAAACTCAACATCGCGCACAACACGGTCGACCGCCACGCCGCGGTCGATTCACCGAACCGAAACAAGGTCGCCTGCATCTGGGAAGGCGAGCCGGGCGAGGTTCGGGAACTCACCTACCACGAACTGTACCGCCAGTCGAATCAGGTCGCAAACGCGCTCAGCGACCGTGGCATCGAGAAGGGCGACACGGTGGGCCTCTACATGCCGATGGTTCCCGAAGTCATCTCGATTCTCTACGGTTGTTTCAAAGTCGGAGCGATTGCGGTTCCCATCTTCTCCGGCTTCGGCGTTGACGCCACCGCAACCCGCATCGAGGACGCCGAGTGTCGCGTCCTGTTTACGGGCGACGGGTTCTACCGTCGGGGCAGCAAGGTGCGCCTGAAAGGACAGGCAGACGAAGCCATCGAGGAGGCCGGGCACGTCGAACATACGATTGTCTACAACCGCTTCGACGACGGCGAAGCGCCGTGGGACGACGCCCGCGACGAGTGGTGGGACGACGCCGTCGCGACCCAAGACGACGAGTTCGACACCGTCGCCATGGATTCGGCCGACGAGTCGATGCTCCTCTACTCTTCGGGGACGACGGGCATGCCAAAGGGTATCGTCCACACCCACGCAGGCGCACAGACGATGACTGCAAAGGAGATTCACTTCGGCTTCGACCAGAAGCCGTCTGACCGCTTCTTCTGGGTGTCCGACATCGGCTGGATGATGGGGCCGTGGACGCTCATCGGGAACCACACCTTCGGCGGGACGATTGTGATGTACGAAGGCGCGCCGGACTACCCGAACCCAGACCGCTTCTGGTCGATGATCGACCGCCACAACATCTCTACGTTCGGCATCTCGCCAACAGCCATCCGCGCGATTCGCAAGAAAGGCGACCACTGGGTTGAGGGCCACGACCTCTCGTCGCTTCGCCTCCTCGGTTCGACCGGCGAACCGTGGGACCCCGAATCGTGGATGTGGTTCTTCAACGAAGTCGGCGGTGGCGACACGCCGATTATCAACATCTCTGGTGGCACCGAAATCTGTGGCTGTTTCCTCATGCCGATGCCGATTCAGCCGCTCAAGCCGTGTACGCTCGGCGGTCCTGGGCTCGGGATGGCCATCGACATTGTGAACGAACAGGGCGAGTCCATCGCCGCGAACCACGAACGCGGCTACCTCGTCGCCACAGACTCCGTGCCGTCGATGACCAAGAGTCTCTGGGACGGCGACGAACACTACTTAGAAGAGTACTGGTCTAAGTTCGGCGACATGTGGAATCACGGCGACTGGGCGCAGATTGACGACGACGGCCTCTGGTTCCTTCACGGCCGCTCTGACGACGTGCTCAACGTCGCAGGCCGCAAGGTCGGTCCCGCAGAGGTCGAAGGTGCGCTCATCGAACACGACGCCGTGAATCAGGCCGCCGCCG from Haladaptatus sp. ZSTT2 encodes:
- a CDS encoding class I adenylate-forming enzyme family protein, encoding MRIDDLLEARVEKTPEKTFLNFGDQQYSYAAAVAASKRYANALAEWGVEQGDRVALFLPNRPEFLFTMFANAYLDSITAPSNPEYKASALRHSLELSQPVVLVTSADLLNTAVEAARGTSVEEILVCDDVEGYQSLPDLAENQSTEVTPPSDDDRAIGLHMYTSGTTGPPKAVECEHRNWTISAIDFQKRMGFTHDDVLFTALPLFHANAQIYSTLGAAAAGAEVVIYEKFSSSNWWDWCREHGVTEFNAMGSMLKMLDNMPPADDDADNPVEYVFSAGTPKDLFEPFEARFDIQIVEGYSLTEDPLLMLNPTDKDKRRVGSIGLPPAEKRVKVVDDDGNEVPRGEKGELIQNCPAMLASYYRQPDKTDEAVVDGWFYTGDYAKIDEDGFVYFLDRKKDIVRRGGENISTYEIEGVIKALDGVEEVAIIPSPDEFYDEVVKALVIKKEGFDITPEEIIEACEAALSSFKVPQYVEFVDEFPYTPTGKIQKQKLRTREKEERPSHWSRPE
- a CDS encoding GNAT family N-acetyltransferase; the encoded protein is MYVREAKNRDEVWLLDHIEAMGLDGTAFRSRDYVIAVDETTNERAGFGRIRIHVIDDGELCELTSIGTLPDWRRQGVSAHVAERLLTQATDNDFDTVYALTDTPEYLSQFGFEPVSTSDLPEKLKERLEEKRQHQSPDVISVAISPEEFVMPETLRERFKQAAKKREPEPEDTPEDFGIDPDDATYKYDTGR
- a CDS encoding AMP-binding protein, whose amino-acid sequence is MESLEDFDDIVYEPSQEFVESTNVWRFMQEHDIADYDELIERTTVDAGDGESGVEWFWDEIVEWMGIDFYEDYDSVRDDTDGPQFSKWYPGGKLNIAHNTVDRHAAVDSPNRNKVACIWEGEPGEVRELTYHELYRQSNQVANALSDRGIEKGDTVGLYMPMVPEVISILYGCFKVGAIAVPIFSGFGVDATATRIEDAECRVLFTGDGFYRRGSKVRLKGQADEAIEEAGHVEHTIVYNRFDDGEAPWDDARDEWWDDAVATQDDEFDTVAMDSADESMLLYSSGTTGMPKGIVHTHAGAQTMTAKEIHFGFDQKPSDRFFWVSDIGWMMGPWTLIGNHTFGGTIVMYEGAPDYPNPDRFWSMIDRHNISTFGISPTAIRAIRKKGDHWVEGHDLSSLRLLGSTGEPWDPESWMWFFNEVGGGDTPIINISGGTEICGCFLMPMPIQPLKPCTLGGPGLGMAIDIVNEQGESIAANHERGYLVATDSVPSMTKSLWDGDEHYLEEYWSKFGDMWNHGDWAQIDDDGLWFLHGRSDDVLNVAGRKVGPAEVEGALIEHDAVNQAAAVGVDDDTTGTAVVAYVIVEDGVEETDDLRAELTNQVGEELGKPFRPREILFVNEFPKTLSGKIIRRAIASAYDGDAMGDLSSIENPDALDAIKNAR